The Musa acuminata AAA Group cultivar baxijiao chromosome BXJ2-2, Cavendish_Baxijiao_AAA, whole genome shotgun sequence genome has a segment encoding these proteins:
- the LOC135605262 gene encoding uncharacterized protein LOC135605262 isoform X1, whose protein sequence is MVCMLGRGRMAAMVRLLKVGSFQEITREEAINEKIATQSIDNEFHDADEANLLEEEDMHVFDCRPLTDPLHLVCCNACKKPIKASQYSAHAERCGPSNCMNDVLEKDGGSSRKKPPRKGRKLIQPSNGNLQMTIIEQEKSLLMDANHVGGSASNIALDNHSRAIDASEITSGGCELEKKASSRREVPGNASSKYQSVTKFVEHGLVNNQHHRRDAPAPLASKIYYSRGDHRLRRELCHLFHEAYAKEHGRDFQSPEEAQENDMLSSQISSSSKLPHGTVRDDVAPN, encoded by the exons ATGGTATGCATGCTTGGACGTGGGAGAATGGCAGCAATGGTGAGGCTGCTTAAGGTTGGAAGTTTTCAAGAAATTACACGAG AAGAGGCAATCAATGAGAAAATTGCTACTCAATCCATAGACAATGAATTTCATGATGCGGATGAGGCAAACTTACTTGAAGAAGAAG ATATGCATGTATTTGATTGTAGACCATTGACAGATCCCCTTCACCTG GTTTGTTGCAATGCTTGTAAGAAGCCAATTAAAGCCAGTCAGTATTCAGCTCATGCAG AACGCTGTGGACCATCGAACTGCATGAATGATGTTCTGGAAAAAGATGGTGGTTCAAGCCGTAAGAAGCCTCCAAGGAAGGGGAGAAAATTAATTCAACCATCGAATGGAA ATCTGCAAATGACTATTATAGAGCAAGAGAAGTCTTTATTGATGGATGCCAATCATGTTGGTGGTTCTGCATCAAACATTG CATTGGATAATCATTCCAGAGCAATTGATGCTTCTGAGATTACATCTGGGG GATGTGAGTTAGAAAAGAAAGCTTCAAGTAGAAGAGAAGTACCTGGCAATGCTTCAAGTAAATATCAATCTGTGACAAAATTTGTTGAACATGGCCTAGTCAATAATCAACATCATCGAAGAG ATGCCCCAGCTCCACTTGCATCCAAAATTTACTACTCACGTGGAGACCATCGTCTCCGGCGGGAGCTTTGCCACCTTTTCCATGAAGCATATGCAAAAGAGCATGGCAGAGATTTTCAAAGTCCAGAAGAAGCACAGGAGAATGACATGTTATCTTCACAGATCTCCTCTTCTAGTAAATTGCCTCATGGAACAGTCAGAGATGATGTCGCTCCAAATTAA
- the LOC135605262 gene encoding uncharacterized protein LOC135605262 isoform X2: MVCMLGRGRMAAMVRLLKVGSFQEITREEAINEKIATQSIDNEFHDADEANLLEEEDMHVFDCRPLTDPLHLVCCNACKKPIKASQYSAHAERCGPSNCMNDVLEKDGGSSRKKPPRKGRKLIQPSNGKQEKSLLMDANHVGGSASNIALDNHSRAIDASEITSGGCELEKKASSRREVPGNASSKYQSVTKFVEHGLVNNQHHRRDAPAPLASKIYYSRGDHRLRRELCHLFHEAYAKEHGRDFQSPEEAQENDMLSSQISSSSKLPHGTVRDDVAPN; the protein is encoded by the exons ATGGTATGCATGCTTGGACGTGGGAGAATGGCAGCAATGGTGAGGCTGCTTAAGGTTGGAAGTTTTCAAGAAATTACACGAG AAGAGGCAATCAATGAGAAAATTGCTACTCAATCCATAGACAATGAATTTCATGATGCGGATGAGGCAAACTTACTTGAAGAAGAAG ATATGCATGTATTTGATTGTAGACCATTGACAGATCCCCTTCACCTG GTTTGTTGCAATGCTTGTAAGAAGCCAATTAAAGCCAGTCAGTATTCAGCTCATGCAG AACGCTGTGGACCATCGAACTGCATGAATGATGTTCTGGAAAAAGATGGTGGTTCAAGCCGTAAGAAGCCTCCAAGGAAGGGGAGAAAATTAATTCAACCATCGAATGGAA AGCAAGAGAAGTCTTTATTGATGGATGCCAATCATGTTGGTGGTTCTGCATCAAACATTG CATTGGATAATCATTCCAGAGCAATTGATGCTTCTGAGATTACATCTGGGG GATGTGAGTTAGAAAAGAAAGCTTCAAGTAGAAGAGAAGTACCTGGCAATGCTTCAAGTAAATATCAATCTGTGACAAAATTTGTTGAACATGGCCTAGTCAATAATCAACATCATCGAAGAG ATGCCCCAGCTCCACTTGCATCCAAAATTTACTACTCACGTGGAGACCATCGTCTCCGGCGGGAGCTTTGCCACCTTTTCCATGAAGCATATGCAAAAGAGCATGGCAGAGATTTTCAAAGTCCAGAAGAAGCACAGGAGAATGACATGTTATCTTCACAGATCTCCTCTTCTAGTAAATTGCCTCATGGAACAGTCAGAGATGATGTCGCTCCAAATTAA
- the LOC135605262 gene encoding uncharacterized protein LOC135605262 isoform X3, with amino-acid sequence MTSELEEAINEKIATQSIDNEFHDADEANLLEEEDMHVFDCRPLTDPLHLVCCNACKKPIKASQYSAHAERCGPSNCMNDVLEKDGGSSRKKPPRKGRKLIQPSNGNLQMTIIEQEKSLLMDANHVGGSASNIALDNHSRAIDASEITSGGCELEKKASSRREVPGNASSKYQSVTKFVEHGLVNNQHHRRDAPAPLASKIYYSRGDHRLRRELCHLFHEAYAKEHGRDFQSPEEAQENDMLSSQISSSSKLPHGTVRDDVAPN; translated from the exons ATGACTAGCGAACTTG AAGAGGCAATCAATGAGAAAATTGCTACTCAATCCATAGACAATGAATTTCATGATGCGGATGAGGCAAACTTACTTGAAGAAGAAG ATATGCATGTATTTGATTGTAGACCATTGACAGATCCCCTTCACCTG GTTTGTTGCAATGCTTGTAAGAAGCCAATTAAAGCCAGTCAGTATTCAGCTCATGCAG AACGCTGTGGACCATCGAACTGCATGAATGATGTTCTGGAAAAAGATGGTGGTTCAAGCCGTAAGAAGCCTCCAAGGAAGGGGAGAAAATTAATTCAACCATCGAATGGAA ATCTGCAAATGACTATTATAGAGCAAGAGAAGTCTTTATTGATGGATGCCAATCATGTTGGTGGTTCTGCATCAAACATTG CATTGGATAATCATTCCAGAGCAATTGATGCTTCTGAGATTACATCTGGGG GATGTGAGTTAGAAAAGAAAGCTTCAAGTAGAAGAGAAGTACCTGGCAATGCTTCAAGTAAATATCAATCTGTGACAAAATTTGTTGAACATGGCCTAGTCAATAATCAACATCATCGAAGAG ATGCCCCAGCTCCACTTGCATCCAAAATTTACTACTCACGTGGAGACCATCGTCTCCGGCGGGAGCTTTGCCACCTTTTCCATGAAGCATATGCAAAAGAGCATGGCAGAGATTTTCAAAGTCCAGAAGAAGCACAGGAGAATGACATGTTATCTTCACAGATCTCCTCTTCTAGTAAATTGCCTCATGGAACAGTCAGAGATGATGTCGCTCCAAATTAA
- the LOC135605262 gene encoding uncharacterized protein LOC135605262 isoform X4 has translation MHVFDCRPLTDPLHLVCCNACKKPIKASQYSAHAERCGPSNCMNDVLEKDGGSSRKKPPRKGRKLIQPSNGNLQMTIIEQEKSLLMDANHVGGSASNIALDNHSRAIDASEITSGGCELEKKASSRREVPGNASSKYQSVTKFVEHGLVNNQHHRRDAPAPLASKIYYSRGDHRLRRELCHLFHEAYAKEHGRDFQSPEEAQENDMLSSQISSSSKLPHGTVRDDVAPN, from the exons ATGCATGTATTTGATTGTAGACCATTGACAGATCCCCTTCACCTG GTTTGTTGCAATGCTTGTAAGAAGCCAATTAAAGCCAGTCAGTATTCAGCTCATGCAG AACGCTGTGGACCATCGAACTGCATGAATGATGTTCTGGAAAAAGATGGTGGTTCAAGCCGTAAGAAGCCTCCAAGGAAGGGGAGAAAATTAATTCAACCATCGAATGGAA ATCTGCAAATGACTATTATAGAGCAAGAGAAGTCTTTATTGATGGATGCCAATCATGTTGGTGGTTCTGCATCAAACATTG CATTGGATAATCATTCCAGAGCAATTGATGCTTCTGAGATTACATCTGGGG GATGTGAGTTAGAAAAGAAAGCTTCAAGTAGAAGAGAAGTACCTGGCAATGCTTCAAGTAAATATCAATCTGTGACAAAATTTGTTGAACATGGCCTAGTCAATAATCAACATCATCGAAGAG ATGCCCCAGCTCCACTTGCATCCAAAATTTACTACTCACGTGGAGACCATCGTCTCCGGCGGGAGCTTTGCCACCTTTTCCATGAAGCATATGCAAAAGAGCATGGCAGAGATTTTCAAAGTCCAGAAGAAGCACAGGAGAATGACATGTTATCTTCACAGATCTCCTCTTCTAGTAAATTGCCTCATGGAACAGTCAGAGATGATGTCGCTCCAAATTAA